The nucleotide window TAAAGCTAAAATATTAAAATTTACTAACTCTATAGGCATAAAGGTAGACATTTACCGCCTGATACGTTATAATACTTTTACAATTAAAAAAGTAACTTATAAAGGACTGTTATGATGAAAAACCTTTAACAATCACCTCCGGCTCTAGCTCGTACCCATAAGCCATTTTTACTTTAGCTTGCACTATCTTAATTAATTGTAGTATCTCGCTGCTGGTAGCGTTGCCGGCATTAACAATAAAGTTGGCGTGGCACGGCGAAACCATAGCTTCGCCGTATTTAAAGCCTTTAAGGCCCAAACTATCGATAATTTGCCCGCTGGGCGCGCCAAAGGCCGGATTATTTTTAAAGGTGCTGCCGGCCGAAGGGTAGGCAAAGTGGCCTTTCGTTACCCTATCGTCATAGTAACTTTGGGCTTCGGCAAGCAGAGCGGCGTTAGCGCTGGGCTGTAAATTGAAATAGACCTCGACAATCACTAAGTTGTTACCCTGAAAAGGCGATTTTTTATAACCCCATTCACTGGGGTTAAAATTGATGGTAACCTCTTCGCCGGTATAGGTAAAGCAGCGGGCAGCGGCAAAACCGGCGGCTATATCGCGGCCGTAAC belongs to Spirochaetaceae bacterium and includes:
- the murB gene encoding UDP-N-acetylmuramate dehydrogenase; this translates as MLNKTFNYQAWAAQIGLSHFKVNAPLKELNHFKTGGTAALLAYPQNEAELKLLLKAANADGLPFFILGGGSNVLIGDEGLPYLIINLQEMQLIPQPQTGLYNFAAGTKTSRLAKETAEAGLAGLQTFYGLPGTLGGACYMNARCYGRDIAAGFAAARCFTYTGEEVTINFNPSEWGYKKSPFQGNNLVIVEVYFNLQPSANAALLAEAQSYYDDRVTKGHFAYPSAGSTFKNNPAFGAPSGQIIDSLGLKGFKYGEAMVSPCHANFIVNAGNATSSEILQLIKIVQAKVKMAYGYELEPEVIVKGFSS